The Sesamum indicum cultivar Zhongzhi No. 13 linkage group LG1, S_indicum_v1.0, whole genome shotgun sequence genome includes a window with the following:
- the LOC105156805 gene encoding histone acetyltransferase HAC5-like isoform X1 — protein MRRNTTVVLEVGALKTMKQMMITESKKSLQSDNGGKKLKHMRERSVMCIPSGQHIEYCLHMNGFDQTVNMKVIMETNQADTLDPALLRLGRLDRNIEFPLADRCQKRLVFQVCTAKMNLSDELDLEDYVSRPYKIRAAKAGGQSSDWRTFATFVYHEFCFTSCCTWACPPLKGEDCILYCNPGIQKTPKSDKLRECECKAKVAAARLPYF, from the exons ATGAGGAGGAACACTACAGTTGTGTTGGAGGTTGGGGCTTTGAAAACAATGAAACAAATGATGATTACAGAAAGTAAAAAGTCCTTGCAAAGTGACAATGGTGGTAAAAA GTTGAAACATATGCGTGAGCGCTCAGTCATGTGTATACCTTCAGGCCAACATATCGAGTATTGCTTACAT ATGAATGGATTTGACCAGACAGTTAATATGAAGGTTATCATGGAAACTAACCAAGCAGACACTTTGGATCCTGCCCTCCTACGTCTAGGAAGACTTGATCGTAATATTGAGTTCCCTTTGGCAGATAGATGTCAGAAGAGGCTCGTCTTTCAG GTTTGCACtgctaaaatgaatttaagtgATGAGTTAGATTTGGAGGACTATGTGTCTCGACCATATAAAATCCGTGCAGCTAAG GCCGGAGGTCAAAGCAGTGACTGGAGAACCTTTGCAACATTTGTGTACCATGAATTTTG TTTCACTAGCTGTTGTACATGGGCTTGCCCTCCATTGAAAGGGGAAGATTGCATTTTGTATTGCAACCCAGGAATTCAAAAGACACCAAAATCAGATAAACTTAGGGAGTG TGAATGCAAAGCAAAGGTAGCTGCAGCTCGGTTGCCATACTTTTGA
- the LOC105156805 gene encoding ATP-dependent zinc metalloprotease FtsH-like isoform X2 → MTILAQGKENLSKLHEIYILSKRCLVVAFLRRMEKLIVLKTLSPGKMNGFDQTVNMKVIMETNQADTLDPALLRLGRLDRNIEFPLADRCQKRLVFQVCTAKMNLSDELDLEDYVSRPYKIRAAKAGGQSSDWRTFATFVYHEFCFTSCCTWACPPLKGEDCILYCNPGIQKTPKSDKLRECECKAKVAAARLPYF, encoded by the exons ATGACCATATTAGCACAGGGTAAAGAGAACCTCTCAAAGCTACATGAAATATACATTTTGTCTAAGAGATGTTTGGTGGTGGCATTCCTAAGAAGGATGGAAAAATTGATTGTGCTGAAGACACTTTCGCCAGGCAAG ATGAATGGATTTGACCAGACAGTTAATATGAAGGTTATCATGGAAACTAACCAAGCAGACACTTTGGATCCTGCCCTCCTACGTCTAGGAAGACTTGATCGTAATATTGAGTTCCCTTTGGCAGATAGATGTCAGAAGAGGCTCGTCTTTCAG GTTTGCACtgctaaaatgaatttaagtgATGAGTTAGATTTGGAGGACTATGTGTCTCGACCATATAAAATCCGTGCAGCTAAG GCCGGAGGTCAAAGCAGTGACTGGAGAACCTTTGCAACATTTGTGTACCATGAATTTTG TTTCACTAGCTGTTGTACATGGGCTTGCCCTCCATTGAAAGGGGAAGATTGCATTTTGTATTGCAACCCAGGAATTCAAAAGACACCAAAATCAGATAAACTTAGGGAGTG TGAATGCAAAGCAAAGGTAGCTGCAGCTCGGTTGCCATACTTTTGA
- the LOC105156805 gene encoding 26S protease regulatory subunit 6B homolog isoform X3, which produces MRERSVMCIPSGQHIEYCLHMNGFDQTVNMKVIMETNQADTLDPALLRLGRLDRNIEFPLADRCQKRLVFQVCTAKMNLSDELDLEDYVSRPYKIRAAKAGGQSSDWRTFATFVYHEFCFTSCCTWACPPLKGEDCILYCNPGIQKTPKSDKLRECECKAKVAAARLPYF; this is translated from the exons ATGCGTGAGCGCTCAGTCATGTGTATACCTTCAGGCCAACATATCGAGTATTGCTTACAT ATGAATGGATTTGACCAGACAGTTAATATGAAGGTTATCATGGAAACTAACCAAGCAGACACTTTGGATCCTGCCCTCCTACGTCTAGGAAGACTTGATCGTAATATTGAGTTCCCTTTGGCAGATAGATGTCAGAAGAGGCTCGTCTTTCAG GTTTGCACtgctaaaatgaatttaagtgATGAGTTAGATTTGGAGGACTATGTGTCTCGACCATATAAAATCCGTGCAGCTAAG GCCGGAGGTCAAAGCAGTGACTGGAGAACCTTTGCAACATTTGTGTACCATGAATTTTG TTTCACTAGCTGTTGTACATGGGCTTGCCCTCCATTGAAAGGGGAAGATTGCATTTTGTATTGCAACCCAGGAATTCAAAAGACACCAAAATCAGATAAACTTAGGGAGTG TGAATGCAAAGCAAAGGTAGCTGCAGCTCGGTTGCCATACTTTTGA